The proteins below are encoded in one region of Pseudoduganella armeniaca:
- a CDS encoding sensor domain-containing diguanylate cyclase, with product MRFVHPVKNLKSRLTVVITALVFISGVLLALAALTLAEREMAGLVGDREYALLSSAAGHLERDLDAKRTLLRAIGEGAQLDGLAAPGAVQSYLERHATLREQFFNVVAFDPSGKLVASLVDRRQIGTLSVADRPYFTQTVNAREGIVSQPFRSKLSGRPVVLLTEPLYDATGQLVCILAGGIDLGQPSFLGQLEPLKPGRSGYLFLLAPDGTILHHPDARRILRKVSEEPGGVMPTTQRALAGAEGWSRARTKAGVDALIGYKRVQSTGWIVGIVYPAAEAFAPLIALRREAMLPTTLLALLAGLLGWLAIHRLLRPLETLRTLIARVERGEADIDVLDLSRRDEVGALSRAFHSLTRLRARADEEMARLARTDSLTGLYNRRMFEGELDKALLRANRTASRVAVAYLDIDRFKQINDTHGHATGDLVLIEFARRLRATVRVTDTVARLAGDEFVVLFEHLSSSEELAALGRKIVEAMRPRFLADSVDLAVTTSVGLAVAAPGIGRDALLRQADEALYAAKAAGRDGYRVVPPPPLDAAGTLVP from the coding sequence ATGCGCTTCGTCCATCCCGTCAAAAACCTGAAGTCCAGGCTGACCGTCGTCATCACGGCACTCGTCTTCATTTCCGGCGTGCTGCTGGCCCTGGCCGCGCTGACCTTGGCCGAGCGCGAGATGGCCGGCCTGGTGGGCGATCGCGAATATGCCTTGCTGTCGAGCGCCGCCGGCCACCTCGAGCGCGACCTGGACGCCAAGCGCACGCTGCTGCGCGCCATCGGCGAGGGCGCCCAGCTCGATGGCCTGGCCGCGCCCGGCGCCGTGCAGTCCTACCTGGAACGCCATGCTACCCTGCGTGAGCAGTTCTTCAACGTCGTGGCCTTCGACCCCAGCGGCAAGCTGGTCGCCAGCCTGGTGGACCGGCGCCAGATCGGCACCCTGTCGGTGGCCGACCGGCCCTACTTCACGCAGACGGTCAATGCGCGCGAGGGCATCGTGTCTCAACCGTTTCGCAGCAAGCTGTCCGGCCGCCCGGTCGTGCTGCTGACGGAGCCCCTGTACGACGCGACCGGCCAGCTGGTCTGCATCCTGGCCGGTGGCATCGACCTGGGCCAGCCGTCCTTTCTCGGCCAGCTGGAACCGCTGAAACCCGGCCGCAGCGGCTACCTGTTCCTGCTGGCGCCGGACGGCACCATCCTGCACCACCCGGATGCGCGCCGCATCCTGCGCAAGGTCAGCGAGGAGCCCGGCGGCGTGATGCCCACCACGCAGCGCGCGCTGGCCGGCGCCGAAGGCTGGAGCCGCGCCCGCACCAAGGCCGGCGTGGACGCGCTGATCGGCTACAAGCGCGTGCAGTCGACCGGCTGGATCGTCGGCATCGTCTACCCGGCCGCCGAGGCGTTCGCGCCGCTGATCGCGCTGCGGCGCGAGGCGATGCTGCCGACCACCCTGCTGGCGCTGCTGGCTGGCCTGCTGGGCTGGCTGGCCATCCATCGCCTGCTGCGGCCATTGGAAACCTTGCGCACGCTGATCGCCCGGGTCGAACGCGGCGAGGCCGATATCGACGTGCTGGACCTGTCGCGCCGCGACGAGGTGGGCGCGCTGAGCCGCGCCTTCCACTCGCTGACCCGGCTGCGCGCCCGCGCCGACGAGGAAATGGCCCGGCTGGCCCGTACCGACTCGCTGACGGGGCTGTACAACCGGCGCATGTTCGAGGGCGAGCTGGACAAGGCGCTGCTGCGCGCCAACCGCACCGCCAGCCGCGTGGCGGTGGCCTATCTCGACATCGACCGCTTCAAGCAGATCAACGACACCCACGGCCACGCCACGGGCGACCTGGTGCTGATCGAATTCGCCCGCCGCCTGCGCGCGACGGTACGCGTCACGGACACGGTGGCGCGCCTGGCCGGCGACGAATTCGTGGTGCTGTTCGAGCACCTGAGCAGCAGCGAGGAACTGGCCGCGCTCGGGCGCAAGATCGTCGAGGCGATGCGTCCGCGCTTCCTGGCCGACAGCGTCGACCTGGCCGTCACCACCAGCGTCGGCCTGGCGGTGGCCGCCCCCGGCATCGGGCGCGACGCCTTGCTGCGCCAGGCCGACGAGGCCCTGTACGCGGCCAAGGCAGCGGGGCGCGACGGCTACCGCGTGGTGCCGCCACCGCCACTCGACGCCGCCGGCACGCTGGTGCCCTGA
- a CDS encoding diguanylate cyclase domain-containing protein: MSAAPQADSTILIIDDNADTIRLLSAMVRGQGRVLFATSGAAGIDIARLQRPQLILLDVEMAGMDGFAVCDVIRRDPALRSTVIIFVTAQSTPEAEIACLDAGAVDFIPKPLNAAVVQARVRTHLRLQAALATLDGLAHQDGMTGLFNRRHFDNQLATEFARHRRHRMPLGLALVDVDHFKLYNDRYGHQQGDVCLQQVAGAIREGARRPGELAARYGGEEFVVLLPNTDHDGLLVYGDWLCRRIAALDIAHPTAPTAPFVTASVGLCAILPEEGDTAEALLHTADMALYEAKRAGRNRAVVVRPGAEPRRSADPAEV, encoded by the coding sequence ATGAGCGCTGCGCCGCAAGCCGACAGCACGATCCTGATCATCGACGACAATGCGGACACGATCCGGCTGCTGTCCGCCATGGTGCGCGGCCAGGGCCGGGTGCTGTTCGCCACCAGCGGTGCCGCCGGCATCGACATCGCTCGCCTGCAGCGCCCGCAGCTGATCCTGCTGGACGTCGAGATGGCGGGCATGGACGGCTTCGCCGTGTGCGACGTGATCCGGCGCGACCCTGCATTGCGCAGCACCGTGATCATCTTCGTCACGGCGCAGTCGACGCCGGAGGCGGAGATCGCCTGCCTGGACGCCGGCGCCGTCGATTTCATTCCGAAGCCGCTGAACGCCGCGGTGGTACAGGCGCGCGTGCGCACCCACCTGCGCCTGCAGGCCGCGCTGGCCACCCTGGACGGGCTGGCGCACCAGGACGGCATGACCGGCCTGTTCAACCGGCGCCATTTCGACAACCAGCTGGCGACGGAATTCGCCCGGCACCGGCGCCACCGCATGCCGCTGGGACTGGCGCTGGTCGACGTCGACCACTTCAAGCTGTACAACGACCGCTACGGCCACCAGCAGGGCGACGTCTGCCTGCAGCAGGTGGCCGGCGCGATCCGCGAGGGCGCGCGCCGTCCCGGCGAGCTGGCCGCGCGCTACGGCGGCGAGGAATTCGTCGTGCTGCTGCCGAATACCGACCACGACGGCCTGCTGGTCTATGGCGACTGGCTGTGCCGCCGCATCGCGGCGCTCGACATCGCGCACCCGACCGCGCCGACGGCGCCGTTCGTGACGGCCAGCGTGGGCCTGTGCGCGATCCTGCCGGAAGAAGGCGATACCGCCGAGGCGCTGCTGCACACGGCCGACATGGCGCTGTACGAGGCCAAGCGGGCCGGGCGCAATCGCGCCGTGGTGGTGCGGCCCGGGGCGGAACCGCGGCGCTCGGCCGATCCCGCCGAGGTTTAA
- a CDS encoding TorF family putative porin — MTTMNNGLGRLTPALCLALCSASLFAPSLAHAEEAPAGATLTGNASVVSQYVSRGVRQTWGKPAAQAGLDYAHPSGWSAGTWLSTISDRFVEKGTVEWDIYGGYSGSVGEIGYSALAYYYKYPNAVISATGTKFDYAELSAGLTYKSFYGKYNYTVTKDFFGITNARGTGYLDVGVNHDLGDGWTLNLHAGDGRVAGSGNDIWNWRDAKAGVTKTLGGGWSAAVAYTRAWSKTDIYKSYTTGVPNGGAIDYSDVTKGALVVSVTRTF, encoded by the coding sequence ATGACTACCATGAACAATGGCCTCGGACGGCTGACGCCCGCGCTTTGCCTGGCGCTTTGCAGCGCCTCCCTTTTCGCTCCCTCTTTGGCGCACGCCGAGGAAGCGCCGGCCGGCGCCACGCTGACCGGCAACGCCAGCGTCGTGTCGCAATACGTGTCGCGCGGCGTACGCCAGACCTGGGGCAAGCCGGCCGCGCAGGCGGGCCTGGACTACGCGCACCCGAGCGGCTGGTCGGCCGGCACCTGGCTGTCGACCATCAGCGACCGCTTCGTCGAAAAGGGCACGGTGGAATGGGATATTTATGGCGGCTACAGCGGCAGCGTGGGCGAGATCGGCTACAGCGCGCTGGCCTATTACTATAAATACCCGAACGCCGTCATCAGTGCGACCGGCACCAAGTTCGACTACGCGGAGCTGTCGGCCGGCCTGACCTACAAGTCGTTCTACGGCAAGTACAACTACACGGTGACGAAGGACTTCTTCGGCATCACCAACGCGCGCGGCACCGGCTACCTGGACGTGGGCGTGAACCACGACCTGGGCGACGGCTGGACCCTGAACCTGCACGCCGGCGACGGCCGCGTGGCCGGCAGCGGCAACGATATCTGGAACTGGCGCGACGCCAAGGCCGGCGTGACGAAAACGCTGGGCGGCGGCTGGAGCGCGGCCGTGGCCTACACCCGTGCCTGGAGCAAGACCGACATCTACAAGAGCTACACGACCGGCGTGCCGAACGGCGGCGCGATCGACTACAGCGACGTGACGAAGGGCGCCCTGGTAGTGTCGGTGACGCGCACGTTCTGA
- a CDS encoding amino acid permease — protein MAEQSQHELKRGLKSRHIQLIALGGAIGTGLFLGIAQTIRMAGPSVLLGYAIAGVIAFLIMRQLGEMVVDEPVAGSFSHFADKYCGPLAGFLSGWNYWVLYVLVSMAELSAVGIYVQYWWPDIPTWVSALAFFVVINSISLANVKAFGEMEFWFAIIKVAAIVGMIGFGAWLLASGNAGPEASVANLWRHGGFFPNGVMGLVMAIAVIMFSFGGLELVGITAAEADDPARTIPKATNQAIYRILIFYIGALGVLLSLYPWQKVVTGGSPFVLIFHALDSDWVATMLNIVVLTAALSVYNSCVYCNSRMLYGLALQGNAPRALLKVNRRGVPLAALGVSALATAICVSVNYFMPGKAFELLMGLVVSALIINWGMISWIHLRFRAHKRQAGQATGFPSPWHPLSNWLCLAFLAGVLGVMYATPELRLSVWLIPVWLGVLCLGYWSKRRAATTAVASPGA, from the coding sequence ATGGCAGAACAATCACAACACGAGCTCAAACGGGGCCTGAAGAGCCGCCACATCCAGCTGATCGCGCTGGGCGGCGCCATCGGCACGGGCCTGTTCCTCGGCATCGCGCAGACGATCCGCATGGCCGGCCCGTCCGTGCTGCTGGGCTATGCGATCGCCGGCGTGATCGCCTTCCTGATCATGCGCCAGCTGGGCGAGATGGTGGTGGACGAGCCGGTGGCCGGCTCGTTCAGCCACTTCGCCGACAAGTACTGCGGCCCGCTGGCCGGCTTCCTGTCGGGCTGGAACTACTGGGTGCTGTACGTGCTGGTCAGCATGGCCGAGCTGTCCGCCGTCGGCATCTACGTGCAGTACTGGTGGCCGGACATTCCCACCTGGGTGTCGGCGCTCGCCTTCTTCGTCGTCATCAACAGCATCAGCCTGGCCAACGTCAAGGCGTTCGGCGAGATGGAATTCTGGTTCGCCATCATCAAGGTGGCGGCCATCGTCGGCATGATCGGCTTCGGTGCCTGGCTGCTGGCCTCGGGCAACGCCGGCCCCGAGGCCTCGGTGGCCAACCTGTGGCGCCACGGCGGCTTCTTCCCGAACGGCGTGATGGGCCTGGTGATGGCGATCGCCGTCATCATGTTCTCGTTCGGCGGCCTGGAACTGGTGGGCATCACGGCCGCCGAGGCGGACGATCCGGCCCGCACCATCCCGAAAGCCACCAACCAGGCGATCTACCGCATCCTGATCTTCTACATCGGCGCGCTGGGCGTGCTGCTGTCGCTGTACCCGTGGCAGAAGGTGGTCACCGGCGGCAGCCCGTTCGTGCTGATCTTCCATGCGCTGGACAGCGACTGGGTGGCGACGATGCTCAATATCGTCGTGCTGACGGCGGCGCTGTCGGTCTACAACAGCTGTGTCTATTGCAACAGCCGCATGTTGTACGGCCTGGCCCTGCAAGGCAACGCGCCGCGCGCGCTGCTGAAAGTGAACCGGCGCGGCGTGCCGCTGGCGGCGCTGGGCGTGTCGGCACTGGCGACGGCGATCTGCGTCAGCGTCAACTACTTCATGCCCGGCAAGGCGTTCGAGCTGCTGATGGGTCTCGTGGTGTCGGCGCTGATCATCAACTGGGGCATGATCAGCTGGATCCACCTGCGCTTTCGCGCCCACAAGCGCCAGGCCGGCCAGGCCACCGGCTTCCCCAGCCCGTGGCACCCGCTGTCGAACTGGCTGTGCCTGGCCTTCCTGGCCGGCGTGCTGGGGGTGATGTATGCCACGCCGGAGCTGCGGCTGTCGGTATGGCTGATTCCCGTGTGGCTGGGGGTGCTGTGCCTGGGGTACTGGAGCAAGCGGCGGGCCGCCACGACCGCGGTCGCGTCACCAGGGGCTTAA